Proteins encoded in a region of the Benincasa hispida cultivar B227 chromosome 2, ASM972705v1, whole genome shotgun sequence genome:
- the LOC120071906 gene encoding ubiquitin-conjugating enzyme E2-23 kDa-like has translation MSSPSKRREMDVMKLMMSDYNVEMINDGLSEFNVEFHGPKESLYETGVWKIRVELPDAYPYKSPSIGFVNKIFHPNVDELSGSVCLDVINQSWSPMFDLLNVFEVFLPQLLLYPNPSDPLNGDAASLMMKDRKQYDEKVKEYCERYAKKENDIKCTAEDESEEDEISNNESGSSDDDVAGHADP, from the exons ATGTCTTCTCCAAGCAAAAGGAGAGAAATGGATGTCATGAAATT GATGATGAGTGACTACAATGTGGAGATGATAAATGATGGACTCAGTGAATTCAATGTGGAGTTCCATGGTCCCAAAGAAA GCTTATACGAAACTGGCGTTTGGAAAATCCGTGTTGAGCTACCTGATGCATATCCATACAAGTCTCCTTCAATTGGTTTTGTAAACAAGATATTCCACCCAAATGTTGACGAACT ATCTGGTTCTGTGTGCTTGGATGTGATTAATCAGTCTTGGAGTCCGATGTTCG ATCTCTTAAACGTTTTTGAGGTTTTTCTTCCCCAGCTTCTCCTTTATCCCAATCCTTCCGACCCCCTTAATGGTGACGCAGCATCGCTTATGATGAAGGACCGGAAGCAGTATGATGAAAAAGTTAAAG AGTACTGCGAACGGTATGCGAAGAAGGAGAACGACATTAAGTGCACAGCAGAAGATGAGAGTGAAGAGGATGAAATCAGCAATAACGAAAGCGGTTCAAGTGACGACGATGTTGCCGGACATGCTGATCCCTAA